The proteins below are encoded in one region of Saccopteryx leptura isolate mSacLep1 chromosome 1, mSacLep1_pri_phased_curated, whole genome shotgun sequence:
- the APOBEC1 gene encoding C->U-editing enzyme APOBEC-1 isoform X3, with protein MNHKIWRHSSQNTTKHVEVNFIEKIASERHFCSSTSCSIIWFLSWSPCWECSKAIREFLCQRPGVTLVIYVARLYHHLDQQNRQGLRDLINSGVTIQIMRAPEYDHCWRNFVNYPPGEDAHWPRYPPLWMELYALELYCIIFSLPPCLRISRRRQKQLTWFSLSLQNCHYQMIPPHILLAAGVIQLPVIWR; from the exons ATGAATCACAAGATCTGGCGACACTCAAGCCAAAACACCACCAAGCACGTAGAAgtcaattttatagaaaaaattgcTTCAGAAAGACATTTTTGTTCATCCACCAGCTGCTCCATCATCTGGTTCTTGTCCTGGAGTCCCTGTTGGGAATGCTCCAAGGCTATTAGAGAATTTTTATGTCAAAGACCTGGTGTGACTTTAGTTATTTATGTAGCAAGGCTTTATCACCACTTGGATCAACAAAACCGACAAGGACTCAGGGACCTCATTAACAGTGGTGTGACTATCCAGATCATGAGAGCCCCag AGTATGATCACTGCTGGAGGAATTTTGTCAACTACCCACCTGGGGAAGACGCTCACTGGCCAAGATACCCACCTCTGTGGATGGAGCTGTATGCACTGGAACTCTACTGCATAATTTTT AGTCTCCCTCCCTGTTTAAGGATTTCAAGAAGACGTCAGAAACAGCTTACATGGTTCAGTCTCAGTCTTCAAAATTGCCATTACCAAATGATTCCACCCCATATCCTTTTGGCTGCAGGGGTGATACAACTTCCTGTGATTTGGAGATGA
- the APOBEC1 gene encoding C->U-editing enzyme APOBEC-1 isoform X1, which translates to MASDEGPMDRGPDPSAGDPTLRRRIEPWEFEAFFDPRELRKETCLLYEIWWGMNHKIWRHSSQNTTKHVEVNFIEKIASERHFCSSTSCSIIWFLSWSPCWECSKAIREFLCQRPGVTLVIYVARLYHHLDQQNRQGLRDLINSGVTIQIMRAPEYDHCWRNFVNYPPGEDAHWPRYPPLWMELYALELYCIIFSLPPCLRISRRRQKQLTWFSLSLQNCHYQMIPPHILLAAGVIQLPVIWR; encoded by the exons gaGAAGAATTGAACCTTGGGAATTTGAAGCATTTTTTGACCCCAGAGAACTCCGTAAAGAGACTTGTCTGCTCTATGAAATCTGGTGGGGCATGAATCACAAGATCTGGCGACACTCAAGCCAAAACACCACCAAGCACGTAGAAgtcaattttatagaaaaaattgcTTCAGAAAGACATTTTTGTTCATCCACCAGCTGCTCCATCATCTGGTTCTTGTCCTGGAGTCCCTGTTGGGAATGCTCCAAGGCTATTAGAGAATTTTTATGTCAAAGACCTGGTGTGACTTTAGTTATTTATGTAGCAAGGCTTTATCACCACTTGGATCAACAAAACCGACAAGGACTCAGGGACCTCATTAACAGTGGTGTGACTATCCAGATCATGAGAGCCCCag AGTATGATCACTGCTGGAGGAATTTTGTCAACTACCCACCTGGGGAAGACGCTCACTGGCCAAGATACCCACCTCTGTGGATGGAGCTGTATGCACTGGAACTCTACTGCATAATTTTT AGTCTCCCTCCCTGTTTAAGGATTTCAAGAAGACGTCAGAAACAGCTTACATGGTTCAGTCTCAGTCTTCAAAATTGCCATTACCAAATGATTCCACCCCATATCCTTTTGGCTGCAGGGGTGATACAACTTCCTGTGATTTGGAGATGA
- the APOBEC1 gene encoding C->U-editing enzyme APOBEC-1 isoform X2, with translation MASDEGPMDRDPSAGDPTLRRRIEPWEFEAFFDPRELRKETCLLYEIWWGMNHKIWRHSSQNTTKHVEVNFIEKIASERHFCSSTSCSIIWFLSWSPCWECSKAIREFLCQRPGVTLVIYVARLYHHLDQQNRQGLRDLINSGVTIQIMRAPEYDHCWRNFVNYPPGEDAHWPRYPPLWMELYALELYCIIFSLPPCLRISRRRQKQLTWFSLSLQNCHYQMIPPHILLAAGVIQLPVIWR, from the exons gaGAAGAATTGAACCTTGGGAATTTGAAGCATTTTTTGACCCCAGAGAACTCCGTAAAGAGACTTGTCTGCTCTATGAAATCTGGTGGGGCATGAATCACAAGATCTGGCGACACTCAAGCCAAAACACCACCAAGCACGTAGAAgtcaattttatagaaaaaattgcTTCAGAAAGACATTTTTGTTCATCCACCAGCTGCTCCATCATCTGGTTCTTGTCCTGGAGTCCCTGTTGGGAATGCTCCAAGGCTATTAGAGAATTTTTATGTCAAAGACCTGGTGTGACTTTAGTTATTTATGTAGCAAGGCTTTATCACCACTTGGATCAACAAAACCGACAAGGACTCAGGGACCTCATTAACAGTGGTGTGACTATCCAGATCATGAGAGCCCCag AGTATGATCACTGCTGGAGGAATTTTGTCAACTACCCACCTGGGGAAGACGCTCACTGGCCAAGATACCCACCTCTGTGGATGGAGCTGTATGCACTGGAACTCTACTGCATAATTTTT AGTCTCCCTCCCTGTTTAAGGATTTCAAGAAGACGTCAGAAACAGCTTACATGGTTCAGTCTCAGTCTTCAAAATTGCCATTACCAAATGATTCCACCCCATATCCTTTTGGCTGCAGGGGTGATACAACTTCCTGTGATTTGGAGATGA